One window of Solwaraspora sp. WMMA2056 genomic DNA carries:
- the ybeY gene encoding rRNA maturation RNase YbeY — protein MSIEIANESGVEVDTDAVLAVARHALDEMGVNPLAELSLLLVDHDYMAELNHRWMGGDGPTDVLAFPMDEGSVDHGPGESSPGEPGLLGDIVLCPEVAAKQAAAAGHAAAAELHLLTVHGVLHLLGYDHAEPDEEREMFDLQARLLYSWKEARAK, from the coding sequence ATGTCCATCGAGATCGCCAACGAGTCCGGGGTCGAGGTCGACACCGACGCGGTGCTCGCCGTGGCCCGCCACGCGCTGGACGAAATGGGCGTCAACCCGCTCGCGGAGCTGTCGTTGCTGCTCGTCGACCACGACTACATGGCCGAGCTCAACCACCGCTGGATGGGTGGCGACGGGCCGACCGACGTGTTGGCGTTCCCGATGGACGAGGGCAGCGTCGACCATGGGCCGGGCGAGTCCAGCCCGGGTGAGCCCGGCCTGCTCGGCGACATCGTGCTCTGCCCCGAGGTGGCCGCCAAGCAGGCTGCCGCCGCCGGCCACGCCGCCGCCGCCGAGCTGCACCTGCTCACCGTGCACGGCGTACTGCACCTGCTCGGCTACGACCATGCCGAGCCGGACGAGGAACGCGAGATGTTCGACCTGCAGGCCCGCCTGCTCTACAGCTGGAAGGAAGCCCGGGCCAAGTGA
- a CDS encoding ABC transporter substrate-binding protein has protein sequence MKTTRTAALAVVSATALLVAGCGGAGAAGDNATTAAGEGYPVTVTNCGVDVTFDAAPTRVVLLKSAAVPYLHALGVLDRVTARAGQYPAEYYDAATLAELDAIPLLTDKTDTSGHLQISKEVVISQQPDLVLGEVDNLSRDTLSAVDIPLLEEPAMCPDSTAVPSFDDIYAQMRTYGEVFDRQPQAQEAVTALQERMAQVQQQAGVASGRTAAVLYPTVGGGVTYAYGTASMAHPQLEAAGFRNVFDDVPERVFEVTVEELLGRDPDVLILLYSDGDPAAVEQGLTGLPGAENLTAVRTGEVMTQLFNFTEPPSPLSIDGLERIVQRFGDGT, from the coding sequence GTGAAGACGACCCGTACCGCCGCCCTCGCGGTGGTGTCCGCGACAGCGCTGCTCGTCGCCGGCTGCGGCGGTGCTGGCGCAGCCGGCGACAACGCCACCACGGCCGCCGGCGAGGGCTACCCGGTGACCGTCACCAACTGCGGCGTCGACGTCACCTTCGACGCCGCGCCGACCCGGGTCGTGCTGCTCAAGAGCGCGGCCGTGCCGTACCTGCACGCGCTCGGGGTGCTCGACCGGGTGACCGCCCGCGCCGGCCAGTACCCGGCCGAGTACTACGACGCGGCGACCCTGGCCGAGCTCGACGCCATCCCGTTGCTGACCGACAAGACCGACACCAGCGGCCACCTGCAGATCTCCAAGGAGGTGGTGATCAGCCAGCAGCCGGACCTGGTGCTCGGTGAGGTCGACAACCTCTCCCGCGACACCTTGTCGGCGGTGGACATCCCACTGTTGGAGGAGCCGGCGATGTGCCCCGACAGCACGGCGGTGCCGAGCTTCGACGACATCTACGCCCAGATGCGGACGTACGGCGAGGTGTTCGACCGCCAGCCGCAGGCGCAGGAGGCGGTCACCGCGTTGCAGGAGCGGATGGCCCAGGTCCAGCAGCAGGCCGGCGTGGCGTCCGGGCGGACGGCGGCGGTGCTCTATCCGACCGTCGGCGGTGGGGTGACCTACGCCTACGGCACGGCCAGCATGGCGCACCCGCAGCTGGAGGCGGCCGGCTTCCGTAACGTCTTCGACGACGTACCGGAGCGGGTCTTCGAGGTCACCGTGGAGGAACTGCTCGGACGCGACCCCGACGTACTGATCCTGCTCTACTCCGACGGTGACCCGGCGGCGGTGGAGCAGGGCCTGACCGGGCTGCCCGGCGCCGAGAACCTGACGGCGGTCCGCACCGGCGAGGTGATGACCCAGCTGTTCAACTTCACCGAACCGCCGAGCCCGCTGTCGATCGACGGGTTGGAGCGCATCGTGCAGCGCTTCGGGGACGGCACATGA
- a CDS encoding cytidine deaminase, whose protein sequence is MPESPSAPNGSQAAPPISDEDAKLVVLARSARARIGAAEGAAVRDQDGRTYAGANVALPSLTLTALQLAVASAVASGATRLEAAAVVTEASTLDGAGHAVVRDLATDAPVHVAAPDGSLLGTVLQ, encoded by the coding sequence ATGCCTGAGTCGCCGAGCGCCCCGAACGGGTCGCAGGCCGCGCCGCCGATCAGCGACGAGGACGCCAAGCTCGTCGTCCTGGCCCGCAGTGCGCGGGCCCGGATCGGCGCCGCCGAAGGCGCGGCGGTACGCGACCAGGACGGTCGGACGTACGCCGGGGCGAACGTCGCGCTGCCGTCGTTGACCCTCACCGCGTTGCAGCTGGCGGTCGCCTCGGCGGTGGCGTCCGGCGCGACCCGGTTGGAGGCCGCCGCCGTGGTCACCGAGGCGTCGACGTTGGACGGTGCCGGGCACGCGGTCGTGCGTGACCTGGCCACCGACGCCCCTGTGCATGTCGCCGCACCGGACGGGTCGCTGCTCGGTACGGTGCTGCAGTGA
- the recO gene encoding DNA repair protein RecO, translating to MPGYRRQLYRDDAVVLRVQKLGESDRIITLLTRRHGRLRAVARGVRRTTSRFGARLEPFGHVDLQIAGNPDGGGSSLHTVSQVEGLHLYGKRFLGDYPRYTAASAIAETAERLTPVEREPSLQLFQLTLGALRALADGSHAGTLVLDAYLLRGMAFAGWAPALVECAVCGNRGRHRAFSVPAGGCVCPDCRPPGAAHPAPATIDLMAALATGDWQVADASEPAARRECSGLVAAHLQWHLERGLRSLPLVDRSPGD from the coding sequence GTGCCCGGATACCGCCGCCAGCTCTACCGCGACGACGCGGTGGTGCTGCGAGTGCAGAAACTGGGCGAGTCCGACCGGATCATCACCCTGCTGACCCGCCGGCACGGCCGACTGCGGGCAGTGGCCCGGGGGGTACGCCGGACCACCTCCCGGTTCGGCGCCCGGCTGGAGCCGTTCGGTCACGTCGACCTGCAGATCGCCGGCAACCCGGACGGCGGCGGCAGTTCGCTGCACACGGTCAGCCAGGTCGAGGGACTGCACCTGTACGGCAAGCGGTTCCTCGGCGACTATCCGCGCTACACGGCGGCCAGCGCGATCGCCGAGACCGCCGAGCGGCTCACCCCGGTGGAACGCGAACCGTCCCTGCAACTGTTCCAGCTGACCCTCGGCGCGCTGCGGGCCCTCGCCGACGGCAGCCACGCCGGCACCCTGGTGCTCGACGCGTACCTGCTGCGCGGGATGGCGTTCGCCGGTTGGGCGCCGGCGCTGGTCGAGTGCGCCGTGTGCGGCAACCGGGGGCGGCACCGGGCGTTCTCCGTACCGGCCGGGGGGTGTGTCTGCCCGGACTGCCGACCACCCGGCGCGGCCCATCCGGCGCCGGCCACCATCGACCTGATGGCGGCCCTGGCCACCGGCGACTGGCAGGTGGCCGACGCTTCGGAGCCGGCCGCCCGCCGGGAGTGCAGCGGGCTGGTGGCGGCGCACCTGCAGTGGCATCTGGAGCGCGGGTTACGCTCGCTGCCGCTGGTCGACCGTTCCCCAGGAGACTGA
- a CDS encoding DUF4097 family beta strand repeat-containing protein, with protein sequence MVRPRNARSRTAAAVFAATLIVAVAGCAPVGERRLDFRHTETAEIAEIAIVSAGAGDVVVRTRPGDTVEIRRTVRYQRTEPETTYRINGTVLELDTGCGWRCGVSYDIDAPPGVSVRGENGSGQVMLFDVASVSVSVGSGAVTVDGATGDVTAQSGSGGITVSRAAGPVTVTTGSGSVEGRDLGGGGVMATAGSGSVTLSLTDPGPVRAEAASGSVHVTVPPGSYRVRTETGSGTANVEIPDTADGEHLIDARTGSGSITIDQR encoded by the coding sequence ATGGTTCGCCCTCGTAACGCCCGCAGTCGTACCGCCGCCGCCGTGTTCGCGGCGACGCTGATCGTCGCCGTGGCCGGCTGCGCCCCGGTCGGCGAGCGGCGGCTGGACTTCCGCCACACGGAAACCGCCGAGATCGCCGAGATCGCCATCGTCTCCGCCGGCGCCGGCGACGTGGTCGTGCGGACCCGGCCCGGGGACACCGTGGAGATTCGTCGGACGGTGCGCTACCAGCGCACCGAGCCGGAGACGACCTACCGGATCAACGGCACCGTGTTGGAGCTCGACACCGGCTGCGGCTGGCGGTGCGGGGTCTCGTACGACATCGACGCCCCACCCGGCGTGTCGGTGCGCGGCGAGAACGGCTCCGGCCAGGTGATGCTCTTCGACGTGGCGTCGGTGTCGGTGTCGGTGGGCTCCGGTGCGGTCACGGTCGACGGAGCCACCGGTGACGTGACCGCGCAGAGCGGCTCCGGTGGCATCACGGTGAGCCGGGCCGCCGGTCCGGTGACGGTGACCACGGGTTCCGGCTCCGTCGAGGGCCGTGACCTCGGCGGCGGCGGGGTGATGGCGACAGCCGGATCAGGCAGTGTGACCCTGTCGCTGACCGACCCGGGACCGGTCCGGGCCGAGGCCGCCAGTGGGTCGGTGCACGTCACCGTCCCGCCCGGCAGCTACCGGGTGCGCACCGAGACCGGCTCCGGCACCGCCAACGTGGAGATCCCGGACACCGCCGACGGCGAACATCTGATCGACGCCCGCACCGGCAGCGGAAGCATCACCATCGACCAACGGTGA
- a CDS encoding iron ABC transporter permease, whose translation MAATLLATRADLLGVAAQRRRTGLWLAVLTVGLVATALVAVGSGAIGIAPTTVARIIGHQLVGLPAEVTWSLPEQSIVWQVRLPRVLLGMLVGAGLAVCGVALQAMVRNVLADPYLLGINSGASSGAAAAILFGVGAGFGQYALSGSAFLGALAASLLVFLIARSGGRVTSLRLLLSGVAVGYALYATTSFLIFASGSAEGARSVMFWLLGSLGLARWDALLAVAAVVLIGTTGYLTIVGRRLDVLAIGDETAQTLGVSPDRFRLRLLVLVSLSVGVLVSAAGSIGFVGLVVPHLARRIVGAPHVRVVPVAALLGAILLVWADVLARVLLAPQEIPIGIITALLGAPFLLVLIRRLHATAA comes from the coding sequence GTGGCAGCCACCCTGCTGGCGACCCGGGCGGATCTGCTCGGCGTCGCCGCCCAGCGACGCCGGACCGGGCTCTGGCTGGCCGTCCTGACCGTCGGGCTGGTGGCCACCGCGCTGGTCGCGGTCGGCTCCGGTGCCATCGGGATCGCCCCGACGACCGTCGCCAGGATCATCGGACACCAGCTCGTCGGGCTGCCCGCCGAGGTGACCTGGAGCCTCCCGGAGCAGTCCATCGTCTGGCAGGTACGGCTGCCCCGGGTGCTGCTCGGCATGCTCGTCGGTGCCGGACTGGCGGTGTGCGGCGTGGCGTTGCAGGCGATGGTCCGCAACGTACTGGCCGACCCGTACCTGCTCGGCATCAACTCCGGCGCCTCCAGCGGCGCCGCCGCGGCGATCCTGTTCGGCGTGGGCGCCGGCTTCGGCCAGTACGCCCTCTCCGGCAGCGCTTTCCTGGGCGCGCTCGCCGCGTCGTTGCTGGTGTTCCTGATCGCCCGCAGCGGCGGCCGGGTGACCTCGCTGCGGCTGCTGCTGTCCGGCGTCGCCGTCGGCTACGCGCTCTACGCCACCACCAGCTTCCTGATCTTCGCCTCCGGCTCGGCCGAAGGCGCCCGGTCGGTGATGTTCTGGCTGCTCGGCTCGCTGGGCCTGGCCCGCTGGGACGCCCTGCTGGCGGTGGCCGCGGTGGTGCTGATCGGCACGACCGGCTACCTGACGATCGTCGGGCGGCGGCTCGACGTACTGGCCATCGGCGACGAGACCGCGCAGACCCTCGGGGTATCGCCGGACCGGTTCCGGCTGCGCCTGCTGGTCCTCGTCTCGCTCAGTGTCGGCGTGCTGGTCTCCGCCGCCGGCAGCATCGGCTTCGTCGGGCTCGTCGTACCGCACCTGGCCCGCCGGATCGTCGGCGCACCGCATGTCCGCGTCGTCCCGGTCGCCGCGCTGCTCGGCGCGATCCTGCTGGTCTGGGCCGACGTCCTCGCCCGGGTCCTGCTCGCCCCGCAGGAGATCCCGATCGGGATCATCACCGCCCTGCTCGGTGCGCCGTTCCTGCTCGTACTCATCCGCCGTCTGCACGCCACCGCCGCCTGA
- a CDS encoding methyltransferase domain-containing protein — translation MTAVQDRINEYWTGRAPGYDAYVQRPERFAADQQAWSQVWAAALPPAPLDVLDVGTGTGQAAIVLAGLGHRVTGIDLSEGMLEQARRHAAAMTDGPVIAYGDAVAPDFPAASFDAVTSRYLMWTLREPQVAVANWVRLLRPGGTVAVVDSTWFPDGLDNASENFADHYDDAVRAALPLATAKTIDQTVAVLEQAGLRDVTAAPLNSVYELDRQFGVAPDHELKLQYIVTGRR, via the coding sequence ATGACGGCCGTACAGGATCGCATCAATGAGTACTGGACCGGCCGGGCACCCGGCTACGACGCGTACGTGCAGCGCCCGGAGCGGTTCGCCGCCGACCAGCAGGCCTGGTCGCAGGTCTGGGCGGCGGCGCTGCCGCCGGCCCCGCTGGACGTGCTCGACGTCGGCACCGGCACCGGGCAGGCGGCCATCGTGCTGGCCGGGCTCGGCCACCGGGTCACCGGCATCGACCTGTCCGAGGGGATGTTGGAGCAGGCCCGCCGGCACGCGGCCGCGATGACCGACGGACCCGTCATCGCGTACGGCGACGCCGTCGCCCCGGACTTCCCGGCCGCCAGCTTCGACGCGGTGACCAGCCGCTACCTGATGTGGACCCTGCGCGAGCCGCAGGTCGCCGTGGCCAACTGGGTGCGCCTGCTGCGCCCCGGCGGCACGGTCGCCGTGGTCGACAGCACCTGGTTCCCCGACGGACTCGACAACGCCTCGGAGAACTTCGCCGACCACTACGACGACGCGGTGCGCGCCGCGCTGCCGCTGGCCACCGCGAAAACCATTGACCAGACCGTGGCGGTGCTGGAACAGGCCGGCCTACGCGATGTCACGGCCGCACCGCTGAACTCGGTCTACGAACTGGACCGACAGTTCGGCGTGGCACCCGACCACGAGCTCAAACTGCAGTACATCGTCACCGGCCGTCGCTGA
- a CDS encoding ABC transporter ATP-binding protein yields MITATGVSWRYGAHPVIDGVSVTAGPGRVLGLIGPNGSGKTTLLRLLYGALRSGGGLRTVGGGRGASGDSGQVLVDGDELSALPAREVARRLAVVVQEAGGSEIALTVAELVLLGRGPHLSTFQRTSRADHEIAAACLARVGAAHLAARAVAGLSGGERQRVLIARALAQQATHLLLDEPTNHLDIRYQHEILQLVRNLGTCSIVVLHDLNLAARYCDDLVLLGQGGVAAAGTTDEVLDPAVLEPVYGIGIQRLDIDGAIHLLFQPFDQTTATEERIAA; encoded by the coding sequence ATGATCACCGCGACCGGGGTCTCCTGGCGTTACGGAGCCCATCCGGTCATCGACGGGGTGAGCGTGACCGCCGGGCCGGGCCGGGTGCTGGGCCTGATCGGCCCGAACGGCAGCGGCAAGACCACGCTGCTGCGGCTGCTCTACGGCGCGCTGCGCAGCGGTGGCGGCCTACGTACCGTCGGTGGCGGGCGCGGCGCCAGTGGCGACTCGGGTCAGGTCCTGGTCGACGGCGACGAACTGTCCGCCCTGCCGGCCCGGGAGGTCGCCCGTCGGCTGGCGGTGGTGGTGCAGGAGGCCGGTGGCAGCGAGATCGCCCTGACCGTCGCCGAACTGGTGCTGCTGGGCCGGGGGCCGCACCTGTCGACGTTCCAGCGCACGAGTCGCGCCGACCATGAGATCGCGGCGGCGTGTCTGGCCCGGGTCGGTGCCGCGCACCTGGCGGCCCGCGCCGTCGCCGGCCTGTCCGGCGGTGAACGCCAGCGGGTGCTGATCGCCCGCGCGTTGGCCCAACAGGCCACCCACCTGCTGCTCGACGAGCCGACCAACCATCTGGACATCCGCTACCAGCACGAGATCCTGCAACTGGTCCGCAATCTCGGCACCTGTTCGATCGTCGTGCTGCACGACCTCAACCTGGCCGCCCGCTACTGCGACGACCTGGTGCTGCTCGGCCAGGGCGGGGTGGCGGCCGCCGGCACCACCGACGAGGTGCTCGACCCGGCCGTGCTCGAACCGGTCTACGGCATCGGCATCCAGCGTCTGGACATCGACGGTGCCATCCACCTGCTGTTCCAGCCGTTCGACCAGACCACCGCCACCGAGGAGAGGATCGCGGCATGA
- a CDS encoding PhoH family protein, whose amino-acid sequence MTGTPPPGQARVQTRITVPDPQIMVNLLGAGDEILRLVEQSVASDVHVRGNEITITGVPADNAVAERLFSELLELIAKGETLSTDAVRRTVGMLAQGGTERPADVLTLNILSRRGRTIRPKTLGQKRYVDAIDAHTIVFGIGPAGTGKTYLAMAKAVQALQAKQVNRIILTRPAVEAGERLGFLPGTLFEKIDPYLRPLYDALHDMLDPDSIPKLMAAGTIEVAPLAYMRGRTLNDAFIILDEAQNTTAEQMKMFLTRLGFGSRIVVTGDITQVDLPGGTTSGLRTVREILTGLDDVHFAQLSSTDVVRHRLVSDIVDAYARWDADREAQQNQGVHAVQGRTAHGGRANRRR is encoded by the coding sequence ATGACCGGCACTCCACCTCCCGGGCAGGCCCGGGTGCAGACCAGGATCACCGTCCCGGATCCGCAGATCATGGTCAACCTGCTCGGTGCAGGCGACGAGATCCTGCGGTTGGTCGAGCAGTCCGTCGCCAGCGACGTGCACGTGCGCGGCAACGAGATCACCATCACGGGCGTACCGGCGGACAACGCCGTGGCCGAGCGGCTCTTCAGCGAACTGCTCGAGCTCATCGCCAAGGGCGAGACGTTGAGCACCGACGCGGTCCGCCGTACCGTCGGCATGCTCGCCCAGGGCGGCACCGAGCGCCCGGCGGACGTCCTCACCCTCAACATCCTGTCCCGTCGCGGCCGGACCATCCGGCCGAAGACGCTCGGCCAGAAACGGTACGTCGACGCGATCGACGCGCACACCATCGTCTTCGGCATCGGCCCCGCCGGCACCGGCAAGACCTACCTGGCGATGGCCAAGGCGGTGCAGGCACTGCAGGCCAAGCAGGTCAACCGGATCATCCTGACCCGGCCGGCGGTCGAAGCGGGGGAGCGGCTCGGGTTCCTGCCGGGCACGCTGTTCGAGAAAATCGACCCGTACCTGCGTCCGCTCTACGACGCGCTGCACGACATGCTCGACCCCGACTCCATCCCGAAGCTGATGGCGGCCGGCACCATCGAGGTCGCGCCGCTGGCGTACATGCGGGGGCGCACGCTCAACGACGCCTTCATCATTCTCGACGAGGCGCAGAACACCACCGCCGAGCAGATGAAGATGTTCCTGACCCGGCTCGGCTTCGGCTCCCGGATCGTGGTCACCGGTGACATCACCCAGGTCGACCTGCCCGGCGGCACGACCAGCGGGCTGCGGACGGTACGGGAGATCCTCACCGGCCTCGACGACGTGCACTTCGCCCAGCTGTCCAGCACCGACGTGGTACGCCACCGCCTGGTCAGCGACATCGTGGACGCCTACGCCCGCTGGGACGCCGACCGCGAGGCACAGCAGAATCAGGGCGTCCACGCGGTCCAGGGCCGGACCGCCCACGGCGGCCGGGCGAACCGGCGCCGATAG
- a CDS encoding isoprenyl transferase translates to MTKGRGLRPPVAPTPHPSGARPPTLPKQALPDHVAIVMDGNGRWAKDRGLPRTKGHEQGEFSLFDTVEGAIELGIPYLSAYAFSTENWRRSPDEVRFLMGFNRDVIRRRRDQLVDLGVRVVWSGRAGRLWKSVISELQTAEEMSRHNSTLTLQFCVNYGGQAEIADAAAAIARDVAAGKVDPDRVNEKMLARYLYHPEVPEVDLFLRPSGEQRTSNFMLWQSAYAELVFLDTLWPDFDRRHLWYACELYAQRDRRFGGALPNPVAPQG, encoded by the coding sequence ATGACCAAGGGCAGGGGCCTGCGCCCGCCGGTGGCACCCACTCCGCACCCGTCCGGTGCCCGGCCGCCGACGCTGCCGAAGCAGGCGCTGCCCGACCACGTGGCGATCGTCATGGACGGCAACGGCCGGTGGGCCAAGGACCGGGGTCTGCCCCGGACCAAGGGTCATGAGCAGGGCGAGTTCTCGCTGTTCGACACCGTCGAGGGCGCGATCGAGCTGGGGATCCCGTACCTGTCGGCGTACGCCTTCTCGACGGAGAACTGGCGGCGCTCGCCGGACGAGGTCCGTTTCCTGATGGGCTTCAACCGTGACGTCATCCGCCGTCGCCGCGACCAGCTGGTCGACCTGGGCGTACGGGTGGTGTGGTCGGGCCGGGCCGGCCGGTTGTGGAAGAGCGTGATCTCCGAGCTGCAGACCGCCGAGGAGATGTCCCGCCACAACAGCACGCTCACGCTGCAGTTCTGCGTGAACTACGGCGGGCAGGCCGAGATCGCCGACGCGGCCGCCGCGATCGCCCGGGACGTGGCGGCCGGCAAGGTCGACCCGGACCGGGTCAACGAGAAGATGCTGGCCCGCTACCTCTACCACCCTGAGGTGCCGGAGGTGGATCTGTTCCTGCGGCCGTCGGGGGAGCAGCGGACATCGAACTTCATGCTCTGGCAGTCGGCCTACGCCGAGCTGGTCTTCCTGGACACGCTCTGGCCGGACTTCGACCGCCGGCACCTGTGGTACGCCTGCGAGCTGTACGCACAGCGGGACCGCCGGTTCGGCGGAGCGCTGCCCAACCCGGTCGCGCCCCAGGGCTGA
- a CDS encoding hemolysin family protein — protein MSGTPLAATAGAAGLPDLQLLIFAAGLVVLAGIIAMTEAALVVVSPARAAEMARDGSRSARALQLVAADAVRHVNLLLLLRLLCELTATTLVALVAVDTFGAGWTAALVTAGAMTVVSFVVVGVGPRTIGRQHAFAVARATAPLVRGLGRALNPLASLLILIGNAVTPGKGFREGPFATQIELRELVDLAEQRGVVEHGERQMIHSVFALGDTIAREVMVPRTEMVWIERHKTLRQALALFLRSGFSRIPVIGDNVDDVLGIIYLKDVVRRAQSGGPDGDELPVVELMRPATFVPESKPVDDLLSEMQAARTHMVVVVDEYGGTGGLVTIEDILEEIVGEITDEYDDERPPVERLDDGRVRVTARLPVEDLGELFDADVTDDEVETVGGLMAHVLGRVPIPGAQITVAGLQLIAEGTTGRRNRVDTVLVTRVASADDDPPAGRRAGGEPAAGRDDHRTDESIRTEERQHADA, from the coding sequence CTGTCCGGCACCCCGCTGGCCGCCACGGCCGGCGCCGCGGGGCTGCCGGACCTGCAACTGCTGATCTTCGCTGCCGGCCTGGTGGTACTGGCCGGGATCATCGCGATGACCGAGGCGGCGCTGGTCGTCGTCTCGCCGGCCCGGGCGGCCGAGATGGCCCGGGACGGCAGCCGCAGCGCCCGCGCCCTGCAACTGGTCGCGGCCGACGCCGTCCGTCACGTCAACCTGCTGTTGCTGCTGCGGCTGCTCTGTGAGCTGACCGCCACCACCCTGGTCGCCCTCGTCGCCGTCGACACCTTCGGCGCCGGCTGGACGGCCGCACTGGTGACCGCGGGCGCGATGACCGTGGTCAGTTTCGTCGTCGTCGGGGTCGGCCCGCGTACGATCGGCCGCCAGCACGCGTTCGCGGTGGCCCGGGCCACCGCCCCGCTGGTGCGCGGGCTGGGGCGGGCGTTGAACCCGCTGGCGTCGCTGCTGATCCTGATCGGCAACGCGGTGACCCCGGGCAAGGGCTTCCGGGAGGGACCGTTCGCCACCCAGATCGAGCTGCGGGAGCTGGTCGACCTGGCCGAGCAGCGCGGCGTCGTCGAGCACGGCGAGCGGCAGATGATCCACTCCGTCTTCGCGCTCGGCGACACCATCGCCCGCGAGGTGATGGTGCCGCGGACCGAGATGGTGTGGATCGAGCGGCACAAGACGCTGCGGCAGGCGCTGGCGCTGTTCCTTCGCTCCGGCTTCTCCCGGATCCCGGTCATCGGTGACAACGTCGACGACGTACTCGGCATCATCTATCTCAAGGACGTCGTGCGTCGGGCCCAGTCCGGCGGCCCCGACGGCGACGAACTGCCGGTGGTCGAGCTGATGCGACCGGCGACCTTCGTCCCCGAGTCGAAACCCGTCGACGACCTGCTCTCCGAGATGCAGGCCGCGCGGACCCACATGGTCGTGGTGGTCGACGAGTACGGCGGCACCGGCGGGCTGGTGACCATCGAGGACATCCTGGAGGAGATCGTCGGTGAGATCACCGACGAGTACGACGACGAGCGGCCGCCGGTCGAGCGGCTCGACGACGGCCGGGTCCGGGTGACCGCCCGGCTGCCGGTCGAGGATCTCGGTGAGCTGTTCGACGCCGACGTCACCGACGACGAGGTGGAGACGGTCGGCGGGTTGATGGCCCACGTGCTCGGCCGGGTGCCGATCCCCGGTGCGCAGATCACCGTCGCCGGACTGCAGCTGATCGCCGAGGGCACCACCGGCCGCCGCAACCGGGTCGACACGGTCCTGGTGACCCGGGTCGCCAGCGCCGACGACGATCCGCCGGCCGGCCGGCGGGCCGGCGGCGAGCCGGCGGCCGGGCGCGACGACCACCGTACCGACGAATCGATCCGTACCGAGGAGAGGCAGCATGCCGATGCCTGA
- the era gene encoding GTPase Era yields MTSRRSASADPAAAFRAGFACFVGRPNAGKSTLTNAIVGQKIAITSNKPQTTRHVIRGVLHQPQSQLVLVDTPGLHRPRTLLGERLNDLVRQTWSEVDVIGLCIPADEVPGRGDRFITAEIAELKATVLAVVTKTDLVDRGRLAEQLLAVSELGDFAEVVPVSAATGHQVQTLVDVMTRYLPPSPRLYPDDMLTDEPEQVLIGELIREAALEGVRDELPHSIAVIVEEMIPEESLIRIFADIYVERPSQKAIVIGAGGSRLRDVGTRSRREIEQLLDSRVYLDLHVRVAKDWQRDPRQLRKLGF; encoded by the coding sequence GTGACCTCCCGTCGGTCGGCGTCCGCTGATCCGGCAGCGGCGTTCCGGGCCGGCTTCGCCTGTTTCGTCGGCCGGCCCAACGCCGGCAAATCGACACTGACCAACGCGATCGTCGGCCAGAAGATCGCGATCACGTCCAACAAGCCGCAGACCACCCGGCACGTGATCCGGGGTGTGCTGCACCAGCCGCAGTCCCAACTGGTCCTGGTGGACACGCCCGGCCTGCACCGGCCCCGCACGCTGCTCGGCGAGCGGCTCAACGACCTGGTCCGGCAGACCTGGAGCGAGGTCGACGTGATCGGCCTGTGCATTCCCGCCGACGAGGTGCCCGGTCGGGGCGACCGGTTCATCACCGCCGAGATCGCCGAGCTCAAGGCGACCGTGCTGGCCGTGGTGACCAAGACCGACCTGGTCGACCGGGGCCGGCTCGCCGAGCAACTGCTGGCCGTCAGCGAGCTGGGCGACTTCGCCGAGGTGGTGCCGGTCAGCGCCGCCACCGGCCACCAGGTGCAGACGTTGGTCGACGTGATGACCCGCTACCTGCCGCCGTCGCCCCGGCTCTACCCGGACGACATGCTCACCGACGAGCCCGAGCAGGTGCTGATCGGTGAGCTGATCCGGGAGGCGGCCCTGGAAGGGGTCCGCGACGAGCTGCCGCACTCGATCGCCGTCATCGTCGAGGAGATGATCCCCGAGGAGTCACTGATCCGGATCTTCGCCGACATCTACGTCGAACGACCGAGTCAGAAGGCCATCGTGATCGGTGCCGGAGGTAGCCGGCTACGTGACGTCGGCACCCGGTCACGGCGGGAGATCGAGCAGCTGCTCGACAGCCGGGTCTACCTCGACCTGCACGTACGGGTCGCCAAAGACTGGCAGCGCGACCCCCGGCAGCTGCGCAAGCTGGGATTCTGA